In the genome of Angustibacter luteus, one region contains:
- a CDS encoding gluconokinase has product MAGTAHERPLVVVMGVSGTGKTTIGEALAARLHLDYRDADVFHPQANIDKMAAGHPLDDDDRAPWLAAIGGWLAEHDLTGGVVSCSALHRTYRDTLRSLAPRARFLHLSGDPEVIAERMRARPEHFFKVEMLASQLETLEPLEDDEPGVTADLSDPVEQIIDHFLSTLAPTGGTP; this is encoded by the coding sequence ATGGCCGGCACTGCGCACGAACGTCCGCTGGTCGTCGTGATGGGCGTCTCCGGAACGGGGAAGACGACCATCGGCGAGGCACTCGCCGCACGGCTCCACCTCGACTACCGGGACGCCGACGTGTTCCACCCGCAGGCCAACATCGACAAGATGGCGGCCGGCCACCCCCTGGACGACGACGACCGGGCCCCCTGGCTGGCGGCCATCGGTGGCTGGCTCGCCGAGCACGACCTGACCGGTGGGGTGGTGAGCTGCTCGGCGCTGCACCGCACCTACCGGGACACCCTGCGCAGCCTCGCGCCCCGAGCGCGCTTCCTGCACCTGTCCGGCGACCCGGAGGTCATCGCCGAGCGGATGCGGGCCCGGCCCGAGCACTTCTTCAAGGTCGAGATGCTCGCGTCCCAGCTCGAGACCCTCGAGCCGCTCGAGGACGACGAGCCCGGCGTCACCGCCGACCTGTCCGACCCGGTCGAGCAGATCATCGACCACTTCCTGTCGACCCTCGCACCCACCGGAGGCACCCCGTGA